One Fundulus heteroclitus isolate FHET01 chromosome 11, MU-UCD_Fhet_4.1, whole genome shotgun sequence DNA segment encodes these proteins:
- the pld2 gene encoding phospholipase D1, with product MASPEEVIEPAVGSSAVPHLSRRRFSHDINDLSPDELDSLMKNRDGCAFTVVHHLPEMKEAGVSYFIPGTPITCKVDNTEKHTTRSKVRVGTLYTVRLTHGHFHWVVKRKYKHFQELHRDLYKHKMMLHYLPRRFAKDRQQLMMTSEEMPSLHGTDRTRRTSSKMKYLEEYLNGLLENAFCRSIHSMLEFLSVSALSFVNDLGPKGLEGPIMKRSGGHRVLGLNCIGHHRVCFRWSHRWLVVKDSFLLYMSRDDSEIDFVLLYDPEFAVKVGNAHTGTEYGVCIENYTRSLVIKCISYRQSQWWSHEIDRLAHLCDFLKVSRFGGFAPPREDTLTKWYVNGKDYFADLADALEQAKEEIFITDWWLSPEIFLKRPATDNHWRLDEILKRKAEQGVKVCVLLYKEVEMALGINSDYSKRTLMDMHPNIKVMRHPDHVSSAVVLWAHHEKMVAIDQTVAFVGGLDLAFGRWDDREYRLADLGQAESLNWETAEHPNTDATDNGVGDGQNAGNQAEKDQPDLTGNTKLWLGKDYSNFINKDWTLLDRPFEDNIDRTKVPRMPWRDLSSAMHGKAARDVARHFIQRWNFTKIFKTKYKDNFYPYLLPKSNSTADLLPFTIPRSQKAKVQVLRSADRWSTGTAENSILNAYIHTIENSEHYIYIENQFFISCADGKVVHNTIGDAIVNRILRAHREQKKYRVFVVIPLLPGFEGDITTGGGNAIQAIMHFTYRTMCRGEHSILSRLSEVKDQWTEYITFCGLRTHSRLSGSLVTELIYVHSKALIADDRCYIIGSANINDRSMLGTRDSELAVFVEDEERVPSIMGGQEYEAGPLALALRKECFSVLVGAVSDPSINIDDPISDDFFFLTWNETAKLNTEIYAKVFRCLPCNSVHNMQRLSEHNCEERLCDTDPERAAEELKAVRGVLVHFPLKYMYEENLLPPLNCKEGMAPTDLWT from the exons ATGGCCAGTCCAGAGGAAGTGATCGAGCCAGCGGTTGGGAGTTCAGCCGTACCGCACCTCAGCAGGAGGCGCTTCTCGCATGACATCAATGATCTCAGTCCAGATGAATTAGACAGTCTCATGAAAAACCGTG ACGGCTGTGCTTTCACAGTAGTTCATCATCTGCCTGAAATGAAGGAAGCTGGTGTATCTTACTTCATACCGGGTACTCCTATCACATGCAAGGTGGACAACACTGAGAAACACACCACTCGCTCAAAG GTGCGTGTGGGAACCTTGTACACAGTGCGGTTAACTCATGGACACTTCCACTGGGTAGTGAAGCGGAAGTACAAGCACTTTCAGGAGCTTCACCGGGACCTTTACAAACACAAGATGATGCTTCACTATCTGCCTCGAAG GTTCGCAAAGGACAGGCAGCAGCtgatgatgacatcagaggAAATGCCCAGCCTACACGGAACAGATCGCACCAGAAGAACCTCAAGCAAAATG AAATACCTTGAGGAGTACCTGAATGGGCTGCTGGAGAATGCATTCTGCAGATCTATCCACAGCATG CTTGAGTTCCTCTCTGTCAGTGCCCTCTCTTTTGTCAATGATCTGGGACCCAAAGGCct GGAGGGGCCGATCATGAAAAGGTCTGGCGGTCATCGGGTTCTGGGTCTGAATTGCATCGGTCACCATCGGGTCTGTTTTCGCTGGTCGCACCGCTGGCTAGTGGTCAAAGACTCCTTCCTCTTGTACATGAGCCGAGACGACTCAGAAATCGACTTTGTGCTGCTTTATGACCCGGAGTTTGCCGTAAAAGTGGGCAATGCTCATACAGGGACAGAGTATGGAGTTTGCATTGAGAACTACACACG gagCTTAGTAATCAAGTGTATCAGCTACAGACAAAGTCAGTGGTGGAGCCATGAAATTGACCGGCTGGCTCACTTGTGTGACTTCCTAAAAGTGAGCCGCTTTGGAGGATTCGCTCCACCACGAGAAGATACTCTTACTAAATG GTATGTGAACGGGAAAGACTACTTTGCAGACCTGGCTGATGCCCTTGAACAAGCTAAGGAGGAGATTTTCATCACGGATTGGTg GCTCAGTCCTGAAATTTTTCTAAAGAGACCCGCCACTGACAACCACTGGAGACTGGACGAGATACTTAAACGGAAAGCA GAACAAGGAGTCAAAGTATGTGTCCTGCTTTACAAGGAGGTGGAGATGGCGCTTGGTATCAATAGTGACTACAGCAAGAGGACTCTGATGGACATGCACCCAAACATCAAG GTGATGCGACATCCAGACCACGTCTCATCTGCGGTGGTCTTGTGGGCTCACCATGAAAAGATGGTGGCCATTGACCAAACCGTGGCGTTTGTAGGGGGACTTGACCTGGCGTTTGGCAGGTGGGATGACAGAGAGTATCGGCTGGCTGACCTGGGTCAGGCAGAGTCGTTAAACTGGGAAACGGCGGAGCATCCAAACACAGATGCAACT GACAATGGTGTGGGTGATGGCCAAAACGCAGGTAACCAAGCAGAAAAGGACCAACCTGATCTGACTGGCAACACTAAGCTTTGGCTGGGGAAAGACTACAGCAACTTCATCAACAAAGACTGGACCCTACTGGACAGGCCGTTTGAAG ataacaTCGACCGCACTAAAGTTCCTCGCATGCCTTGGCGGGACCTGTCTTCAGCTATGCACGGCAAAGCGGCCAGGGATGTTGCCCGACACTTCATCCAGCGCTGGAACTTCACAAAG ATCTTCAAGACCAAGTACAAGGACAACTTCTACCCCTACCTTCTCCCCAAGTCTAATTCGACAGCAGATTTGCTGCCATTCACTATCCCTAGGTCCCAGAAAGCCAAAGTTCAG GTACTGCGCTCTGCTGATCGGTGGTCAACTGGAACAGCTGAGAACTCAATCCTTAATGCCTACATACACACAATTGAGAACAGCGAGCACTACATCTACATCGAG AACCAGTTTTTCATCAGCTGTGCCGACGGCAAGGTCGTCCACAATACGATCGGGGATGCAATTGTGAACCGAATCCTGCGAGCACACAG AGAGCAGAAGAAGTACAGGGTGTTTGTGGTGATTCCTTTACTTCCTGGGTTTGAGGGAGACATTACCACGGGAGGTGGAAATGCAATTCAGGCGATTATGCACTTCACTTACAG GACTATGTGCCGTGGAGAGCACTCGATTCTGTCGAGGCTTAGTGAAG TAAAGGACCAGTGGACTGAGTACATCACCTTTTGTGGCCTCAGAACGCATTCCCGTCTCTCTGGGTCGCTCGTCACAGAGCTGATCTATGTCCACAGCAAGGCGCTCATTGCTGATGACCGCTGCTATATAATTG GATCAGCCAACATCAATGATCGCAGCATGCTGGGCACCCGAGATAGTGAGCTGGCAGTGTTTGTGGAAGATGAAGAGAGGGTCCCATCCATCATGGGAGGACAGGAATACGAGGCAGGACCGCTCGCGCTTGCTCTACGCAAAGAGTGCTTCAG TGTCCTGGTTGGAGCCGTATCAGACCCCAGCATCAACATTGACGATCCGATCAGTGACGACTTCTTCTTCCTGACCTGGAATGAAACGGCTAAACTCAACACGGAGATCTACGCTAAG GTCTTCCGATGCCTCCCCTGCAACAGTGTTCACAACATGCAGCGCCTGAGTGAGCACAACTGCGAAGAACGCCTCTGCGACACCGACCCCGAGCGGGCGGCGGAGGAGCTGAAGGCCGTCAGAGGGGTGCTGGTCCACTTTCCGCTGAAATACATGTATGAGGAAAACCTGCTGCCGCCTCTGAACTGTAAAGAAGGCATGGCTCCTACAGACCTTTGGACATAA